One genomic window of Cannabis sativa cultivar Pink pepper isolate KNU-18-1 chromosome 2, ASM2916894v1, whole genome shotgun sequence includes the following:
- the LOC115719535 gene encoding protein METHYLENE BLUE SENSITIVITY 1 has protein sequence MTGKAKPKKHTAKEIAAKIDAATTNRGGGKAGMADRTGIEKGGHAKYECPHCKTTAPDLKSMQIHHEARHPKLPYEEDKLINRHAALAVETSKGRPGIRGSLKK, from the coding sequence ATGACAGGGAAGGCGAAGCCCAAGAAGCACACAGCGAAGGAGATTGCTGCCAAGATTGATGCGGCAACCACCAACCGCGGCGGCGGAAAGGCTGGCATGGCTGATCGCACCGGCATCGAGAAAGGTGGTCACGCAAAATACGAGTGTCCGCACTGCAAGACGACCGCACCTGATTTGAAATCGATGCAGATTCATCACGAGGCTCGACACCCGAAGCTTCCATACGAAGAGGACAAGCTTATAAATCGTCACGCGGCCCTTGCCGTCGAGACTTCTAAGGGTCGCCCTGGTATTCGTGGTAGCCTCAAGAAGTAA